A region of Granulicella sibirica DNA encodes the following proteins:
- the leuD gene encoding 3-isopropylmalate dehydratase small subunit — MIAINVLTSNAAPLDISNIDTDQIIPKQFLKRIERTGYGEFLFFDWRRIQEGPDTGKEDPGFVLNSPAYKGAKILIAGKNFGCGSSREHAAWALSDFGFLAVIAPTFADIFFSNAGKNGMILVRLSEDDVNLLTHRSTTNPNHTITINLEAQTVTDDEGFAATFEIDPFRKYCLLNGLDDIGLTLRHESELDAFEAKHDADFWSKPRPNVAA, encoded by the coding sequence ATGATCGCCATCAACGTCCTTACCTCCAACGCCGCGCCGCTCGATATCTCGAATATCGATACCGACCAGATTATTCCCAAGCAGTTCCTCAAACGCATCGAGCGCACAGGCTATGGCGAGTTCCTCTTTTTCGACTGGCGTCGCATCCAGGAAGGCCCCGACACCGGCAAGGAAGATCCCGGCTTCGTCCTCAACAGCCCTGCCTACAAGGGCGCGAAGATCCTCATTGCCGGTAAAAACTTCGGCTGCGGAAGCTCGCGCGAGCACGCAGCGTGGGCTCTCAGCGATTTCGGCTTTCTCGCGGTTATTGCTCCTACCTTCGCCGACATCTTCTTCTCGAACGCCGGTAAGAACGGCATGATCCTCGTCCGTCTCTCCGAAGACGACGTCAACCTGCTCACGCATCGCAGCACCACGAACCCGAACCACACGATCACCATCAACCTCGAAGCCCAGACCGTCACGGACGACGAAGGCTTCGCGGCCACCTTCGAGATCGATCCATTCCGCAAGTACTGCCTCCTGAACGGCCTCGACGATATCGGCCTCACCCTACGTCACGAGTCCGAACTCGACGCCTTCGAAGCGAAGCATGACGCGGACTTTTGGTCGAAGCCCCGCCCGAACGTCGCCGCCTAA
- the ilvD gene encoding dihydroxy-acid dehydratase: MSNEINPKKYSAPLTEGPSRAAARSYLRGVGFTKEDLHKPIIGVANTWTEIGPCNFHLRDVAAAVKQGIREAGGTPMEFNTVTISDGITMGTEGMKASLISREVIADSIELVARGNLFDGIVCIGGCDKNMPGTIMAMARLDIPGIMLYGGSIAPGQLKQPDGSSKDITILNVFEAIGSHAAGKINDDELEAVEAAACPGPGACGGQFTANTMAMAGEFLGISPMLLSGVPAMAAGKADASREAGRMIMDLARRDIRPSKILTKTALENAIVAVCASGGSTNAVLHLIAIASELGLELTMDDFDRISEHTPFICDLSPGGKYVARDYQDAGGSRLLAKRLLEAGLIKGDQITVSGKTLAEEAALAVETPGQPVIHTFDKPLKATGGLVILKGNLAPEGCVIKVAGHERLYHQGPARVFDSEDLCFHAIQEGKINPSDVLVIRYEGPRGGPGMREMLAVTAAIKGIPELSETVALLTDGRFSGATRGLMAGHVAPEAQLGGPIAAVHEGDTVTFDIPNRELRLEVPAEEIAKRLATWKAPEPRYKRGVFAKYANSVSSASLGAVTT; this comes from the coding sequence TTGAGCAACGAGATCAATCCGAAAAAGTACAGCGCTCCTCTTACCGAAGGCCCGTCCCGCGCCGCCGCGCGCTCCTATCTCCGTGGCGTCGGCTTCACCAAGGAAGACCTGCACAAGCCCATCATCGGGGTCGCCAACACCTGGACCGAGATCGGCCCATGCAACTTCCATCTGCGCGACGTCGCTGCAGCCGTGAAGCAGGGAATCCGCGAAGCAGGCGGTACCCCCATGGAGTTCAACACCGTCACCATCTCCGACGGCATCACCATGGGCACCGAGGGCATGAAGGCCTCGCTCATCTCCCGCGAAGTCATCGCCGACTCGATCGAACTCGTCGCCCGCGGCAATCTCTTCGACGGCATAGTATGTATCGGCGGCTGTGACAAAAACATGCCCGGCACCATCATGGCCATGGCCCGCCTCGATATCCCCGGCATCATGCTCTACGGCGGCTCCATCGCGCCCGGGCAATTGAAGCAGCCCGATGGATCGAGCAAGGACATCACGATCCTCAATGTGTTCGAGGCCATCGGATCGCATGCCGCCGGCAAGATCAACGACGACGAGCTTGAGGCCGTCGAAGCTGCGGCCTGTCCCGGTCCTGGAGCCTGCGGTGGCCAGTTCACCGCCAACACCATGGCAATGGCAGGTGAGTTCCTCGGCATCTCGCCCATGCTGCTCTCAGGCGTTCCCGCCATGGCAGCAGGCAAGGCAGACGCCTCACGCGAAGCCGGCCGCATGATCATGGACCTCGCTCGCCGCGACATCCGTCCTTCAAAAATCCTCACCAAGACCGCGCTCGAAAACGCCATCGTAGCCGTATGCGCCTCCGGCGGTTCGACCAACGCCGTCCTTCATCTCATTGCAATCGCCAGCGAACTTGGCCTCGAACTCACGATGGACGACTTCGACCGCATCTCCGAGCACACGCCCTTCATCTGCGATCTCTCCCCCGGCGGCAAGTATGTCGCTCGGGATTATCAGGATGCAGGAGGGTCGCGACTCCTCGCAAAGCGTCTCCTCGAAGCCGGCCTCATCAAGGGTGACCAGATCACCGTCTCCGGCAAGACTCTCGCCGAAGAGGCCGCGCTCGCCGTCGAAACCCCCGGCCAGCCCGTCATCCATACCTTCGACAAGCCTCTGAAAGCTACCGGCGGTCTCGTCATCCTCAAGGGCAACCTCGCCCCTGAAGGGTGCGTGATCAAGGTCGCCGGACACGAGCGCCTCTACCATCAGGGCCCGGCGCGCGTCTTCGACTCCGAAGACCTCTGCTTCCATGCTATCCAGGAAGGCAAGATCAACCCATCGGATGTTCTCGTGATCCGCTACGAGGGACCACGCGGCGGCCCTGGCATGCGCGAGATGCTCGCCGTGACGGCAGCCATCAAGGGCATCCCCGAGTTATCCGAGACCGTAGCCCTCCTCACCGATGGACGCTTCTCCGGAGCCACCCGCGGCCTGATGGCAGGTCACGTCGCCCCCGAGGCGCAGCTCGGAGGCCCCATCGCCGCTGTCCACGAGGGAGATACCGTAACCTTCGATATCCCGAATCGCGAACTCCGCCTCGAAGTACCCGCCGAGGAGATCGCGAAACGCCTCGCAACCTGGAAGGCACCCGAACCGAGATACAAACGCGGAGTCTTCGCCAAGTATGCCAACAGCGTCAGCAGCGCCAGCCTAGGCGCAGTCACCACTTAG
- the ilvB gene encoding biosynthetic-type acetolactate synthase large subunit, with protein sequence MADTNIPTLTGAEILWATLAGEGVSTVFGYPGGAILPIYDALRKFPIHHVLVRHEQGASHMADGYARASGKVGVCMATSGPGATNLVTGIATAMLDSIPIVCITGQVSSKVLGSDAFQEVDITGITLPITKHNFLVTRAEDIAPTVRLAFQIAKSGRPGPVLVDITKDAQQATAPYSFDAAAPIAARPHPMLRATSNSIEEAIQLIAASSRPVILAGHGITQSGAEAEVLALAERQQIPVASTLLGLGAFPTWHPLSLGMMGMHGESWVNHAIQQADLLIALGMRFDDRVTGNLAHYAPNAKKIHVDIDPSEINKNVRVDVSLIGDLKAVLNEILPQTPKRVSSGPSWIGEVNALKGDAAVRDIINLPDNGHLYAAHVIHDIWREAVAAGRQNETIIVTDVGQHQMWEAQYFKHDAPRSLVTSGGLGTMGFALPAAIGAKTACPEKDVWVIAGDGGFQMTASELSTIVQEGLAINIAVINNGFLGMVRQWQEAFYDKNYSASPILSPDFVMLAGAHGIAGASVSQRKDVTSTVTKARTSGKAFLINFQVEKEDGVYPMIAPGAALHEMVRRPKQDPLLETAEDE encoded by the coding sequence ATGGCAGACACGAATATACCCACTCTCACTGGAGCCGAGATCCTCTGGGCCACTCTGGCCGGTGAGGGCGTGAGCACTGTATTTGGATATCCGGGCGGGGCAATCCTGCCGATCTACGACGCGCTACGTAAGTTCCCCATTCACCACGTCCTTGTGCGCCACGAGCAGGGTGCCTCGCACATGGCCGATGGCTATGCGCGCGCTTCGGGCAAGGTCGGTGTCTGCATGGCGACCTCGGGCCCCGGTGCGACCAACCTCGTCACCGGCATTGCCACCGCTATGCTCGACTCCATCCCGATCGTCTGCATCACCGGTCAAGTCTCGTCGAAGGTTCTCGGTTCGGATGCCTTCCAGGAAGTCGACATCACCGGCATTACGCTTCCCATCACGAAGCATAACTTCCTCGTCACGCGCGCTGAAGACATCGCACCGACGGTTCGCCTCGCTTTCCAGATCGCGAAGTCCGGCCGCCCCGGCCCTGTCCTCGTCGACATCACCAAGGACGCCCAGCAGGCCACCGCGCCTTACTCCTTCGATGCCGCCGCACCCATCGCGGCAAGGCCGCACCCCATGCTGCGTGCGACCTCCAACTCCATCGAGGAGGCCATCCAGCTTATCGCTGCCTCAAGCCGCCCGGTCATCCTCGCCGGTCACGGCATTACGCAGTCCGGCGCCGAAGCGGAGGTGCTCGCACTTGCTGAGCGTCAGCAGATTCCTGTTGCCTCCACGCTTCTTGGTCTTGGTGCCTTCCCCACGTGGCATCCTCTCTCGCTCGGCATGATGGGTATGCACGGCGAGTCGTGGGTCAACCATGCGATTCAGCAGGCTGACCTTCTGATCGCTCTCGGCATGCGCTTCGACGATCGCGTTACAGGGAACCTCGCCCACTACGCCCCGAACGCGAAGAAGATCCACGTCGACATCGATCCCTCGGAGATCAACAAGAACGTCCGCGTCGATGTCTCACTCATAGGCGACCTCAAAGCTGTCCTCAACGAGATCCTTCCGCAGACGCCGAAGCGCGTCTCAAGCGGTCCATCGTGGATCGGCGAAGTCAATGCCCTCAAGGGCGACGCCGCCGTTCGCGATATCATCAATCTGCCGGACAACGGCCATCTCTACGCCGCGCACGTCATCCACGACATCTGGCGCGAAGCGGTAGCCGCGGGCCGACAGAATGAAACCATCATCGTTACAGACGTAGGCCAGCACCAGATGTGGGAGGCGCAGTACTTCAAGCATGATGCCCCCCGCTCGCTCGTCACGTCCGGAGGCCTCGGCACCATGGGCTTCGCCCTCCCGGCCGCCATCGGAGCCAAGACAGCCTGCCCGGAGAAGGACGTGTGGGTCATCGCCGGCGACGGCGGCTTCCAGATGACCGCCTCCGAGCTTTCGACCATCGTGCAGGAAGGCCTCGCCATCAACATCGCCGTCATCAACAACGGCTTCCTCGGCATGGTCCGCCAGTGGCAGGAGGCCTTCTACGACAAGAACTACTCCGCCTCCCCCATCCTCTCACCCGACTTCGTGATGCTCGCCGGAGCCCACGGTATCGCAGGCGCAAGCGTCTCGCAGCGCAAGGATGTAACTTCAACCGTTACGAAAGCCCGCACCAGCGGCAAAGCCTTCCTCATCAACTTCCAGGTAGAGAAAGAAGACGGAGTTTACCCGATGATCGCTCCCGGTGCCGCCCTCCACGAGATGGTCCGCCGGCCAAAGCAGGATCCGCTGTTAGAGACTGCGGAGGATGAATAG
- the ilvN gene encoding acetolactate synthase small subunit, with protein MLHTFVALVSDKPGVLTRVASLFRRLNINIVSLTVGESERPDVSRMTIVCEAPETAAHRIRASLYKLEITVDVDEVGRSEAVIRELCLIKVAAGPKTRSQIFELSDVFRARVVDLAPESIMLEMTGAASKIEGLIQVLKESDYEILEVSRTGRMAMRRGHHTSRVLKALGTPSSRKPETSDFAAKPEPDEILPNEFPHVHEEEEYDLTEAVDDHGEEA; from the coding sequence ATGCTCCACACCTTCGTAGCCCTAGTCTCAGACAAGCCCGGCGTCCTCACCCGCGTCGCCTCGCTCTTCCGTCGTCTCAACATCAACATCGTCTCCCTCACGGTCGGCGAGTCGGAGCGCCCCGACGTTTCTCGCATGACCATCGTCTGCGAGGCTCCCGAGACCGCCGCCCACCGCATCCGTGCCTCGCTCTACAAGCTCGAGATCACGGTAGACGTTGACGAGGTCGGCCGCTCCGAAGCCGTCATCCGCGAGCTCTGCCTTATCAAGGTCGCCGCCGGCCCCAAGACGCGCTCGCAGATCTTCGAGCTGTCGGACGTCTTCCGCGCCCGCGTCGTCGACCTCGCGCCCGAGTCCATCATGCTCGAGATGACCGGAGCCGCCTCGAAGATCGAGGGCCTTATCCAGGTCCTCAAGGAGTCGGACTACGAGATCCTCGAGGTCTCCCGCACCGGACGCATGGCCATGCGACGGGGGCATCACACGAGCCGGGTCCTCAAGGCTCTTGGCACGCCGTCCTCGCGCAAACCCGAGACCTCGGACTTCGCCGCCAAGCCCGAGCCCGACGAGATCCTCCCCAACGAGTTTCCCCACGTACACGAAGAGGAAGAGTACGACCTGACCGAGGCCGTGGACGATCACGGAGAAGAGGCGTAG
- the ilvC gene encoding ketol-acid reductoisomerase yields the protein MAKTYHDADADLTLIQAKKVAIIGYGSQGHAHALNLKDSGVQVRVGLREGSPSAAKAKLAGLEVSSVAEATKWADVIMNLTPDQTASKVYHADIEPNLTPGKTLMFAHGFNIRFRTITPPAGVDVSLVAPKAPGHRVREVFTEGGGVPGLVAVEQDASGHALAQALSYAKGIGCTRAGVLETTFTEETETDLFGEQAVLCGGTAALVKAGFETLTEAGYQPELAYFEVLHELKLIVDLMYRGGLEYMRHSISDTAEWGDYVAGPRIVTAEVKKAMRGLLDDIQDGTFAKKFIEENETGRHEFARIRKEEAAHPIETVGAELRKSMPFLDPVVVRDGSVHKA from the coding sequence ATGGCAAAGACCTACCACGACGCAGACGCTGACCTCACCCTTATCCAGGCGAAGAAGGTCGCCATCATTGGCTACGGCTCGCAGGGCCACGCCCACGCCCTCAACCTGAAGGACTCTGGAGTCCAGGTGCGCGTCGGCCTGCGCGAGGGAAGCCCCTCCGCCGCCAAGGCGAAGCTCGCCGGCCTCGAGGTCTCAAGCGTCGCCGAAGCCACCAAGTGGGCTGACGTCATCATGAACCTCACCCCCGACCAGACCGCTTCGAAGGTCTACCACGCCGACATCGAGCCGAACCTCACTCCGGGCAAGACGCTCATGTTCGCGCACGGGTTCAACATCCGCTTCCGGACGATTACCCCGCCCGCCGGCGTCGATGTCTCGCTCGTCGCCCCCAAGGCGCCCGGCCACCGCGTCCGTGAGGTCTTTACCGAAGGCGGCGGCGTCCCCGGCCTCGTCGCGGTTGAGCAGGATGCCAGCGGTCACGCCCTCGCCCAGGCCCTCTCCTACGCTAAGGGAATCGGCTGCACTCGCGCCGGCGTCCTCGAAACCACCTTCACCGAAGAGACCGAAACCGACCTCTTCGGCGAGCAGGCCGTCCTCTGCGGAGGCACCGCCGCCCTCGTCAAGGCTGGCTTCGAAACCCTCACCGAGGCCGGCTACCAGCCCGAACTCGCCTATTTCGAGGTTCTCCACGAACTCAAGCTCATCGTTGACCTCATGTATCGCGGTGGACTCGAGTACATGCGTCATTCCATCTCGGACACCGCCGAGTGGGGCGATTACGTCGCCGGACCGCGCATCGTCACCGCCGAGGTTAAGAAGGCCATGCGTGGTCTCCTCGACGACATCCAGGACGGAACCTTCGCCAAGAAGTTCATCGAGGAGAACGAGACCGGACGTCACGAGTTTGCCCGCATCCGCAAAGAAGAGGCGGCTCACCCGATCGAGACGGTCGGCGCCGAACTCCGCAAGTCGATGCCGTTCCTTGATCCAGTCGTTGTCCGCGACGGATCGGTCCACAAAGCCTAA
- a CDS encoding outer membrane protein, giving the protein MKKMMVMCALLLSAAAGYGQESRQDASISATGLFSPQINGNAVQLNTTTTLGVLASYRYMLTPHSALELNYSFGQNSTKYIISSLPNGRVHTRIQELTGAYVYSLNFRNFNPFAEVGVGGMLFSPIKDYGTTLLDTKQNTNIGALFGVGLAYEVSPSFDVRAEYRGFVVKSPDFGLADFKTNRYEVISIPAIGVAYHF; this is encoded by the coding sequence ATGAAGAAGATGATGGTGATGTGTGCGCTCCTGCTGTCGGCTGCGGCCGGGTATGGGCAGGAGAGCCGGCAGGACGCGAGTATCAGTGCGACCGGATTGTTCAGCCCCCAGATCAACGGCAACGCCGTCCAACTCAACACAACGACCACGCTCGGCGTCCTCGCCAGCTACCGGTACATGCTCACGCCGCACAGCGCGCTCGAGCTGAACTACAGCTTCGGCCAGAACTCGACCAAGTACATCATCAGCTCGCTCCCCAACGGCCGCGTCCACACCCGCATCCAGGAGCTGACCGGCGCCTACGTGTACAGCCTCAACTTCCGCAACTTCAATCCTTTCGCCGAGGTCGGCGTTGGCGGCATGCTCTTTTCGCCTATTAAGGACTACGGTACCACCCTGCTCGACACCAAGCAGAACACGAACATCGGAGCCCTCTTCGGCGTAGGACTCGCCTACGAGGTTAGCCCCAGCTTTGACGTCCGAGCCGAGTATCGCGGCTTCGTCGTGAAGTCCCCGGACTTCGGCCTCGCCGACTTCAAGACAAACCGCTACGAAGTCATCTCGATCCCCGCGATCGGTGTTGCCTACCACTTCTAA
- a CDS encoding outer membrane beta-barrel protein, whose amino-acid sequence MTLLCVLGGASISLHAQASPTASRLGDLQVGAGFVSADSDYADNRYKGVFGYVDFDVTNHLGAEFEIHQIYSPYSDDVRERTYEIGGRYYRHYGRFTPYGKLMYGRGVFNFQQNLANLAYNMFAGGVGVDYRVMRHVNARAEFEYQHWMSFQGSSLSPSLISIGAAYHF is encoded by the coding sequence ATGACTCTTCTCTGCGTCCTTGGCGGTGCATCCATTAGCCTGCACGCACAAGCGTCGCCTACAGCCAGCCGTCTCGGCGATCTACAGGTTGGGGCGGGGTTCGTCAGCGCCGACTCGGACTATGCCGACAACCGCTACAAGGGCGTCTTCGGCTATGTGGACTTCGATGTCACGAATCACCTTGGAGCGGAGTTCGAGATTCACCAGATCTACAGTCCGTACAGCGACGATGTGCGGGAACGGACATATGAGATCGGTGGAAGGTATTACCGGCACTATGGGCGGTTCACTCCGTACGGAAAGCTCATGTACGGACGAGGCGTCTTCAATTTTCAGCAGAACCTGGCTAACCTGGCTTACAACATGTTTGCGGGCGGGGTCGGGGTGGACTATCGCGTCATGCGCCATGTGAACGCTCGTGCGGAGTTCGAGTATCAGCACTGGATGAGCTTCCAGGGAAGCAGCCTTTCGCCGTCACTCATCAGCATCGGTGCCGCTTACCATTTCTAG
- a CDS encoding energy transducer TonB yields the protein MMTKPLRSEATAPSTDLQFAHFGVLNAGSQSKASFFTSLTINLILAAVILIITAATTKVVENNRRIANLVAPVMIKEVEPVHPKVVPPKLPPTPVVKVDPPKIVVPEVKLPEPPKVPVVHMNEPVPINAPAPPKVVTPPAAPKVVNLARPEAASVASNNPRPTAVALGQADNPIAPSNRPATAAINLGQRGAAGMPASNNGTGPTTVSLGSGSPGSQAMSGNGARAVQGVSLGRNGGTGPMNSTGRNAATAGQVNLGMVQQPSMPKPAALSTAAVRSGPKVLYKPKPDYTAEARALHLEGTVSVRLRVAASGAVTVIGVGNGLGHGLDESAERAVRATRFQPAVDASGQPTDWEGVVNVIFQMAE from the coding sequence ATGATGACTAAGCCGCTCCGTTCCGAAGCGACCGCGCCGTCCACGGACTTACAATTTGCGCACTTCGGGGTCTTGAACGCCGGATCCCAGAGTAAGGCATCCTTCTTTACCTCGCTTACAATCAATCTGATTCTTGCCGCCGTCATCCTGATCATTACGGCAGCGACGACCAAGGTTGTTGAGAATAATCGGCGCATTGCGAACCTTGTCGCGCCGGTGATGATCAAAGAGGTCGAGCCGGTGCATCCGAAGGTCGTCCCGCCGAAGCTTCCGCCGACGCCGGTGGTGAAGGTCGATCCCCCTAAGATTGTCGTCCCCGAGGTAAAGCTTCCTGAGCCTCCCAAGGTTCCGGTCGTGCATATGAACGAGCCTGTTCCGATCAACGCTCCTGCCCCGCCGAAGGTCGTAACTCCTCCAGCCGCTCCTAAGGTTGTGAACCTTGCGCGCCCTGAAGCAGCTTCGGTTGCGAGCAACAATCCTCGTCCCACGGCAGTTGCCCTTGGTCAGGCCGATAACCCGATCGCGCCTTCCAACCGTCCTGCCACGGCGGCGATCAATCTTGGTCAGCGGGGCGCTGCTGGAATGCCTGCGAGCAACAACGGTACGGGTCCCACGACGGTGAGCCTCGGAAGCGGTTCTCCGGGAAGTCAAGCGATGTCCGGCAACGGCGCGCGGGCGGTCCAGGGAGTTTCACTTGGACGCAACGGCGGTACAGGTCCTATGAACTCGACCGGGCGCAATGCCGCGACTGCCGGGCAGGTCAATCTCGGAATGGTTCAGCAGCCCAGCATGCCGAAGCCGGCAGCACTTTCGACAGCGGCCGTGCGCAGCGGACCGAAGGTGCTTTACAAGCCAAAGCCGGATTACACGGCTGAGGCTCGCGCGCTTCACCTGGAAGGAACTGTGTCTGTTCGTCTACGTGTTGCCGCGTCCGGAGCCGTAACGGTGATCGGCGTCGGCAACGGCCTTGGTCATGGACTTGACGAATCCGCGGAGCGTGCCGTCCGGGCCACACGCTTTCAGCCTGCGGTCGATGCCTCGGGCCAGCCGACCGATTGGGAAGGCGTGGTCAACGTCATCTTCCAGATGGCCGAGTAA
- the galE gene encoding UDP-glucose 4-epimerase GalE produces the protein MNVLVTGGAGYIGGTVVRLLLASGHSVTIFDNLSHSKRSAVAEAATFVEGDLADRDLIQTTLRNGSFDGVMHFAALIEAGESMVKPEIFFRNNTASTLTLLEAMLATGQKRLVFSSTAACYGEPEKTPILEDAKLEPTNAYGESKLLVEHILRWMNKIHGMRYASLRYFNVAGAIEGYGEAHEPESHIIPLILDVALGRRKNIKIFGQDYPTKDGTCVRDYVHIRDLADAHLLALKALTDEAKPSRMIYNIGTGTGFTVREVIEAARRVTGKAIEVEECDRRPGDPAVLVAGSDRIRAELGWNPQHGALDEIITSAWEWHQKRYS, from the coding sequence TTGAACGTTCTTGTTACTGGTGGTGCAGGATATATCGGCGGAACAGTCGTGCGACTTCTGCTCGCGAGCGGTCATTCCGTCACAATCTTCGATAATTTGAGCCACAGCAAACGATCTGCCGTCGCGGAAGCCGCAACCTTCGTTGAAGGCGACTTGGCCGATCGCGACCTGATCCAGACCACGCTCCGCAACGGTAGCTTCGACGGGGTCATGCACTTCGCTGCGTTGATCGAAGCGGGCGAGAGCATGGTGAAGCCGGAGATCTTCTTTCGGAACAACACCGCTTCCACCCTCACACTGCTTGAGGCGATGCTCGCAACCGGACAGAAAAGGCTCGTCTTTTCCTCGACCGCAGCCTGCTACGGCGAGCCCGAAAAGACCCCCATCCTCGAGGATGCGAAGCTCGAACCGACCAATGCCTATGGCGAGAGCAAGCTCCTGGTCGAGCACATCCTCCGCTGGATGAACAAAATCCATGGCATGCGCTACGCCAGCCTGCGCTACTTCAACGTCGCCGGCGCGATCGAAGGCTACGGCGAAGCTCACGAACCCGAGTCGCACATTATCCCGCTCATCTTGGATGTCGCCCTCGGACGCCGCAAGAACATCAAGATCTTCGGCCAGGATTATCCCACCAAGGACGGCACCTGCGTTCGGGACTACGTCCACATCCGCGATCTTGCCGACGCCCATCTCCTTGCCCTCAAAGCACTTACCGATGAAGCCAAACCCAGCCGCATGATTTATAACATCGGCACAGGCACGGGCTTCACGGTCCGCGAAGTGATCGAGGCGGCGCGGAGGGTGACGGGGAAAGCGATCGAGGTGGAGGAATGTGACCGGCGGCCGGGTGATCCGGCGGTTCTGGTGGCAGGTTCCGACAGGATTCGTGCCGAATTGGGCTGGAATCCGCAACATGGAGCGCTGGACGAGATCATCACGAGCGCCTGGGAATGGCATCAGAAGCGCTATTCCTAG
- a CDS encoding DUF421 domain-containing protein, whose product MIESMFHLHMPILEKILRPMIVYVCLILFLRLFGKRELAQLNPFDLVVLLSLSNTVQNAIIGDDNSVTGGIIGAFSLLTVNWFLSWFLYRMPKLNQALEGSETVLIRHGVIDTVALDKEKMTELELREVLHKQGLSDPSEVEKCVLEPSGNFYVEHMTPSRDDAERSELMRAVESLTREVKEMRAELASRGAVA is encoded by the coding sequence ATGATCGAAAGTATGTTTCACCTCCACATGCCGATCCTCGAGAAGATCCTCCGGCCGATGATCGTGTATGTCTGCCTCATCCTATTCCTGAGGCTCTTCGGCAAGAGGGAACTGGCCCAGCTCAACCCCTTCGACCTCGTCGTCCTGCTCAGCCTTTCGAACACCGTTCAGAACGCCATCATCGGAGACGACAATTCGGTTACGGGAGGCATAATCGGAGCCTTCTCCCTCCTGACTGTGAACTGGTTTCTCTCTTGGTTTCTCTATCGCATGCCAAAACTGAACCAGGCTCTCGAGGGCTCTGAGACCGTCCTCATCCGTCACGGTGTGATCGACACGGTAGCGCTCGACAAAGAGAAGATGACGGAGCTTGAGCTTCGTGAGGTTTTACACAAGCAGGGTTTAAGCGACCCTTCCGAGGTCGAGAAGTGCGTCCTCGAACCAAGTGGCAACTTCTATGTCGAACATATGACCCCCTCCAGGGATGATGCCGAACGCTCAGAGTTGATGCGTGCCGTCGAGTCGCTTACCCGCGAGGTCAAAGAGATGCGCGCCGAACTCGCGAGCAGGGGTGCGGTAGCCTAA
- a CDS encoding aspartate/glutamate racemase family protein produces MAAIGLVGGLGPAATVFYYRELLRMLKAAKLAPAIFIAHANVSYVLEAIAGDRLEEVAGYLGGLLASLEVAGAGITAITAVGPHIAAQYLSPSKARRIDLIETMLAAIEELGVRRIALLGPKKVVETALFGRLDRFEVVMPHASVIERLHELYFGIVRDEAAPASVVNELEEIALGLHDCGAEAVVLAGTELSLAFDPARERGFPVLDAGRLHIDAIVRALRVAEE; encoded by the coding sequence TTGGCAGCCATAGGGCTTGTGGGCGGGCTGGGCCCGGCTGCCACTGTTTTCTACTACCGGGAGCTTCTTCGCATGCTCAAGGCTGCGAAGCTCGCTCCTGCGATCTTTATCGCGCATGCCAATGTTAGCTATGTGCTTGAGGCTATCGCTGGAGATCGGCTCGAAGAAGTGGCGGGTTACCTGGGCGGTCTACTCGCTTCCCTTGAGGTTGCGGGAGCGGGCATCACGGCCATCACGGCTGTCGGTCCACACATCGCAGCTCAGTATCTGTCACCTTCGAAGGCGCGGCGAATAGACCTGATCGAGACGATGCTCGCTGCGATCGAGGAGCTGGGTGTGCGGAGGATTGCACTGCTTGGGCCGAAGAAGGTAGTGGAGACGGCGCTGTTCGGGCGGCTGGATCGCTTCGAGGTCGTCATGCCACATGCTTCGGTCATCGAACGCCTTCATGAACTTTATTTCGGGATTGTGCGGGATGAGGCTGCTCCAGCTTCAGTCGTGAATGAACTGGAAGAAATCGCGCTGGGGCTTCATGATTGCGGGGCCGAGGCTGTCGTCCTGGCAGGGACTGAGTTATCGCTGGCCTTCGATCCGGCGCGGGAGAGGGGCTTTCCTGTGCTCGACGCCGGACGGCTGCACATTGACGCCATCGTAAGGGCGCTGCGAGTAGCCGAAGAGTAA